The following nucleotide sequence is from Anopheles stephensi strain Indian chromosome 3, UCI_ANSTEP_V1.0, whole genome shotgun sequence.
TGCTGCTCTCTGcgcccggttttttttgttgccctttCCACATTTTGCTTCTTTACCATTTCCGATCCGTTGCTATGCCACATCCGTTAGCTGTACGTTCTCCTCTTTATCACATTCTTCtgcttcctgtgtgtgtgtgtgcacttcCTTTCTTAGCCAGTTTCGTTTCGAAGCAGTAATTCGTGGCGCGCCAGAGAGTTTTACGCGCGCAGATGGCTCGCAACGCGCGTTACGGACGATCAAGCGGGAGACGtctttccatcatcatcatcatcatcatgatacAGGAAATAGTTCTAGACAACGAAAAAGGACGATGTACGTACCAGGGATCGTGCCTTAATTATACCACCTCTATACACGCAAAAGGGCTTCCCTTTGTTCGTGTGTCGCTCCCTCCCAAAAACCTAAACCACCGGAGCGTTGGATTGAGAAGGATCGCATTATTTGGCATATGTGTTCCGTACATTTCACGCGTACAGTTTGCGTTCTTCGAGACAGCATAAAAGCCTCCGAATGTGCTTTTACTTGAAATAGGGGCGAGAATTGACTCGGTTCCGAAAGGAGCAAAATGGGCCATCATTGAACAGACAGTTGGACATTATTTGTCCTGTTTTGCGCCGTTTTCTTTTGGCAATACTGACATGTTTCGCTAAGAATATGTAtaaaaaataacagaaaataGCATGGGCAGACAATAGTTACCTGAAAGAAACAACAGATGCTCTCCATGTCCTTCGAGTGAAGTTTGCTTTGGTTCCACGGATCGTTGGGTAGCGAACATCGAGCTATATTCGGCCAGGATGGTGTCATTTGGTGTTATGTTCTTTTCTACAATATTGAAGCCACTGTAtttaattattccttttttgtttttttgttttttctctctcaggAAATCGGATGCCGGTTGAAGATCTTCTCAAACATCCCGCCGCAAAGTACAGATCGCATTGCTCAAGTGATAGGCAGCGAGGAACAATGTCTGAAGACGTTGAACGAAATCATCAAGCTGATCAAAGGCACACCGATAAAGGGCCCGGTACACAACTACGATCCGCACAACTACGATGACATGTACGCGGACGAGTACGGTGGGTACGGTattggcggtggcggtggaggcAGTGGAGCCTTCCGGAACGGTGGCCGTAATGCGGGCGGTGCCGCACCCGGTAGCGGATACGATCGGCGCGGAGGCGATCGATACGATGATCGGGGAGGTCGCTCCAACCGTGGCTACGACCGAGGCAACGATCGTGCGAATCGTGGTGCTGGGGCAggcgtcggtggtggtggtggcggtggaatgAGGTAGGGGCGGTTACTACCAAGTGACATCCGGTCAAATGGATAGATTTGTTAACGGTGTGCGTATTTGTAGGGATCGAGACTACATCAACCCGTGGGCTAATCCCATCAATGGCAATAGCATGGGTGGCAGCTTCGGCGGTGGCAACAGCCTTGCGTTGGGCAATCTCGGCAGTCTGAACCTGGGCGGTGCTGGTGGCAATTTGGGCAACGGCAGCCTGGGCAACTTTGGCGGCGGTAACAACGGTGCTATGGATAACAAAACCTCAACGCAGGTTACAATTCCCAAAGATGTAAGTTGATGCGATTGGATGTGCATGATCGACCCTTATGTGCTAacattttgtgttttgtgtggttgCAGCTGGCTGGTGCCATCATCGGTAAGGGCGGTGGTCGAATACGCCGCATCCGGAATGAATCGAACGCTTTCATCCAGATCGACGAAGCCTTACCGGGGTCGAATGATCGCATCATTACCATCACTGGAACACCGAAGGAAATTCAGGCCGCACAGTACATGCTACAGCAAAGGTAAATATGCAGGTGAAATGCTTTTACTTATTAAGAATGTCATTTATACATTGGTGTGGTACGAACACGACCAGCATTCACTCCGGTTGTGTTGAGTGATCGTGGTATTGTGTGGTGTGATCAGAATTATGGGGGTGGGGCAAAACAGGATCGTTCAGACTGCACGTTCCCATCGCTTACGATAATCCCACACATCATATCGGTTCATAGTTTTCTTTGGCTTAAATAACGACCCTCATCATCGTCAAACGTCGCCTCTACTACTACTGCCACAGGCAAAACATTGTATGGAAGACTAgtgattttgttgtttggctTACGATACTAACAATAAATCTCTCGTCTTTCTACAAAGTTTGCTGCTCGCTACCGTTATAACGAACATCACATATAGCATCTACTAACACGTCATCATTTTGGTAGGCCCGATTGTGTGACTGGAGGCACGAGCTTGTGCTGCGATTgattgtgtgccttttttctaTAGCGATCCATTTTTggaacttttttgttgtgttaacggtggtttcgttcgttcgttggttTCTTTGTAGCGTTCGTGAAAATCTGAGCGGAGCCGGATCGGGTGGTTTCAATCGGAACTAAGCGGCTGGTACGGTGGTGCCGGAATTTatccttaactgcgacaggtGTTTTCCTTCATTGTATTCGCGCGCGcgagttggtgtgtgtgtgcgtgatgagCACGCTGCATAAGAAAATGTAAGAAGTACGTAGAATATACTTGTAACTGTTAGGAAAAGGCGTACGAGGGCGGTATGGTAGTAAAGGTAaaggcaaaacacacacacacacagcctagACTGCTCCTTCTGCTAGCGCGAGCCCGAGTCCTTTCTCAATAATTGAAGAACAGTAACATAACATTATGGTGTTGTAGTACGAGGATGTGGGAGAATGTATATCCTCCCCCCCTTTAACCGTTTCTCTATCTCAACAatacacgcgcacacacacacacaagacacgCGTGTCACTTGGAGCGAGAGGGAGACGCCCGCCGGCGTAACGAACGAGCATTTTACAACGATATCTCTGTTCCACGCGACGCAACATACTTACCTTTAAGCAAAACCTGAGTCAACCATTCGTTTTGTTCATTTACCGGAAGTTTTTCATTTGCAAAAGGGATAATAATCTGGCAATGTGCTTAGAGGGTGGTGAGAgtaccgagcagcagcagcaaccgaccAGCAAAGGTagaatgggtttttttttctttcgctagtGCATCACTAGAGAACCACCATCGGGCGGATCGGGTTCCGGCCCACAATACACAGAGTACGGGCATTTTCTTTACGTTTTAGCAGATCGGATCGGGCAGTTAAAGACCGCGGCAGGGTATATAGGTTTTAGTTgtacgttttcttttttttttatagtagTTTCTGTTCCGTTTTTTGCAATCAGGGAGGAGAGCCACAGGAAGGCCCAGTAAAGCGAGAGCGATAGTGGTGCTGGATGCGGAAAGGgagcgatttttttgttctccaaAATAAGTAATGTTTAAGTGTCTTTCTAACACCAGCAAACTTTCCAGTAATCTCATGAACTAAAtaaatcgaaataaaaattaaaacaaaacccaataGCCTCCTTAGTACAGCTAGGCACTCCAAGGTTAAAAATAGTCCTGCTCTTCCTTTCCCTTCGCATTCAAAACCACCACTGAATCAGTGTTAGCAAGTACATAATACTACAGATTTCTACCGTTTGCTCCCACCACTACTAAAGCGTGCATGTCCCAGTGTGTGTATAGGCGTAGTATAATAATAAGGCCGGGGAGTGAATGACCTACCGATCCTTCTCAAGCGCATTTTTTCTGTCAGATACTGTTCTATACTTCCATTTACGATAAGAGGTGATGATGAACTTAACCAACTATAATCAACCATCCAACCAGCCATCCAATGAACCAAaacaacgacacacacacacacgattacGATTTAAAATCTACGGCAAGCCTCCTCTCCACTGCATGGAGTGTTGAGTAGGTAATATTTAACTCTTACGATTTCATCCTCTTTACACAAATACCCCCTCCTCAttggtgtgtgttgtgtgtcgcATGTTAGTGTGTGAAGCAGGGGATGATATGAAAGCGCCATTATAATGGTACATTAAATGTAgttgcaaaagcaacaaaactaaacacaaaaaaacacacacacacataactcTCAACAAACATACCAAATGTATTGAAAGTGCTCTAACAAACCCTGTCTATGCGCTGTTATTAGCGATAGtgaagagaagaaagaaaagaaatgtaGGGGGAATAATCAGAGAAAAacaaagagaacaaaacaaacccccctaATACTAATACAGTTGTCCTTTAGAGAGCGGTAAAATGTTTACGAAACACAGAAGATACGGGGGAAAATAGATTGTAAAACgtcgacgaaaaaaaaaaccggaagtAAATTTGTATGGACAGGCTGAGACACGACTAATTGTGAAACGActatgaaaaaacaaaaaaccaccaccacaccagacagaaaggaaagaaaacgcAAAAACGAACTGTAgtattaaagaaaaaatatatggAAATAGCGGAGAACTTACCTGTAGTTGTTCAATTTTGTGCGTGGAATAATCCAGAATATTATGATGATACAATGTACGCAAGGTTACGCACGTCCCGTACAATATCATCGGATAcgattacaatatcatctgataGCTTCACAACAAAAGTTAGTTGATTCACCTACCATCTGAAGACGTTGCCATGTTCAATAGCAGCTTTGCTTTCCAgttcatctaaggagccttCAAAAAAgagctaaagtctgaatagatgcccctccaacccccccccccccccctcataCTAATgggcactcatttttgctACAGAACTGAGCAAATGAGTATCTTTTTCAGACTATttactataattatttatttatttattatttataattattataaattattattacaacATTTGGTAAAACACTCGAGAAGGTCCCCCCAAGAATCTTTTGTGTAccgcactgtggcctgtcatttttaatgcacagtgggatttctgtatggtcataactcgtttcggtaaaagactcgagaaggcccccccctgacaaaatttgttaggcgctgtaggatttacgccttaatgtatgcaaaccgcagtacacgttgcgaaagcttcacagtgtgcttgcagtgtggtcaaaaatggttgcaTAAAGTCGAATGGTCGAATTTATACTGGGttacaggagctacgtaataatttttggtcacgctaggagGGACCAATCAGCCTTACAACATACACagtgttcccggactgtaacggtacattggttcgatggatacttgttaacgggcatagatattcagaaaaggaggaaaaataagaataataacatttcacaTCACTTCTTAcgatgtatattatcatgctctacttgctgtccagtaacaatattaaggaacaatgcacaatgtttatgtGAAACGAGTTATGATCAtgcaaaaatcccactgtgcaataaaaatgacagccaacagtgtagcacacaaaagattgtagggggggccttctcgagtcttttacccttttgcttaacttttacctaaatttaaggtaactcattTTGCATCTATTCTGACTTTAGCCGGGTGGGGGGGAACCTATTCAGACTTAAGCTAAAGTTTGATGCTTTTACAtattcaactgaaaaaccctgtatttcTATACTGTTGCGAAAGGTGTACGGGCGAACCCTGTAACCGGTACTAAGTTGGGGAGTAGTCTGCGTGTGCAGAGCAAGTCGGAGCTAGTCAGAGTATTACAAGGCTAGAGATCGGAGCTACTGGCGCATGCATTtttgaaatatattttcttttcgtcCCTTTTTTTATCCGGCCCTTTTAATTGTTGTGTGGAAATAAAAGTGAATTTACTTTCAAATGCCAAACGCCCCTGAACAATACCCTGCCCTAGAAGACCCCGCCGTAAAGATTTAACGGTTGAACCGCAAGCGTCAGCCCTATAGGAGATCTCCTTCGGACCGGGCGGATCGGATCTATCCTGGGAAACTTGAAGATGAGCAACAATGTCAAAGACATTTTTGTTACTGTTGAGCCCCAAGTGAACACTACGGTTTTCGATGTTTCGATTTATAACGTGTGGCCGAGGGCTCCTATCGCACGGGCTCTTATCTACCAGCGAGGCGCTCAGACCCAAACACTTCCAATACGAGGCATCTAACTCAAGGTAAGGGCCCTATATGAGGCCGCACATCATTCATCGGTTTTTTCTAACCGCGGACTTGATTTTGCATAATGTATATCGTAAGACTAACAAGGTTCTCTGACTGAAGGTTCTTCAATCTCCCCTTCCCCCCAGCCACCGGTAAGGTGTCCTCCCGACGAGTCCGCTGGCAATTCGCCAGCTAGGGCAAAAAAGGGCTGACCGGAGGTAGTCGCCGGTCTTAACATGGCAGTATCGGGCATCAAATACCATCTAGACTGGCGCCCCGGCCACGAAAGGACTTGTAATAaggataacaatttttttaactacATTTACCATGAAGACGCCTTGAAAGTCACCCCCGAACTTGCGTACGTACACCCTGGAGATTCCCTTGCGTGGCCCTGTAACTGGGCCACATTCACTAGTTAATGCAAATAGTCGGCTGTGGACTCACCTTTCGCATAGTGTTCTTTTAGGGAACTTGGAAGAAAGTGGCCTGTTGCTTCCGTTTTATTTCCCTGGTTGTGTTCGTATCGTTACGGACAATAATTGTCTAGCGCGGAAGCGTTCACAACTGTTCGACCAAGATTTTGTAGTTGAATTCTGCTGGACTTTTTCCTGTGACGTTATCGACTATGAGGTCTCTTGGAAAGTGAGGCTCCTTGGGCGATAAGTTCTGTTGGTGGATGAGGCCTTTTCGATTACGAGGTATCATGACAGTTGAAGCATAGGAGGAGAGGCTCTTGGACGATGTGTCATCGATCTTTAGGATGAAGACTTCTACGCCTCTTGGAAGAAGAAGCTTATACATTGTGACCAATCGATTATGAGGTCACGCAGTCGTCCAATGCTCTCGTGGCCAGCGAGCTATCTCAATAGACGATGCCTCCTCAGCCATGAGGTCTTTAAGGTAGAAGAGTAATGGACGACGAAATCTGTCGGTAGATGACGTTACGTTGcagataaaattaaattaagacAGGAGGAAATTCAGACACGAATAACCTGCAATAGTAGCACTCAAACCATTTTATTCAAGTAATGCAGCAACTTgccaactactactactgctactgatATTGGTGCACGTGGGGTTAATTATTAGAAAAGATCTTTCTTAACGTGTTGCAATTACGCTGAATACCACAGGGTAGAGGGAGTAGTGCACTAATATGTAAAGAAGAGGCGGTGCTGTTGCTGAGGATTAGCGCTCATCACACCCGAGTTTACGTCGAATGGTCTGCAGATCTGCCTGCTTTACTTCATTAGCTTCCATATATTTGAGCAATTCTTTCACAGCTGTGGGACAAAAGAGCAAATCAAACGTTCAAATAGTATCGTGAAGCAACAATCAAACGCATTTCGAAGCACCTACCTTCGCGATCCTTTTCGTTCATCATTAGCGACAGTATGTCGATCGATTCGTTTGCCACCAGGTCCTTCAAAACGCTCGTCACCGAGTCCTGGTTGGGAATGAACTGTGTCCGGAGGATTTGCAGCATTTCACTGAGAATTTCGTTCGATAGACCGGCGCCGAGTAATCTCAGTATAGAAGTTTTCTCGCTAACCACCTGCAATCGGGGCAAGGAGTCACCGTTGAGGTCGGGTATAAGATAGAAGGCGCTGTAAACTTTCGAGTTACCTTACCTTTAAATACTTGTATCTTAAATCT
It contains:
- the LOC118509704 gene encoding heterogeneous nuclear ribonucleoprotein K isoform X2, with the translated sequence MKRGNEDASDGGNEEQVSSAEQDGSNDEQSAKNNAQAEDSSDSSTKSSVKRMRSEEQEVRLLIPSKMAGAIIGKGGHNIQKLRTEYQAQVNVGDCTGPERVLTIGGDMETVTKVVKDVMKHLDRAGDNEYELRILIHLSLAGCVIGRGGSKIKEIKDEIGCRLKIFSNIPPQSTDRIAQVIGSEEQCLKTLNEIIKLIKGTPIKGPVHNYDPHNYDDMYADEYGGYGIGGGGGGSGAFRNGGRNAGGAAPGSGYDRRGGDRYDDRGGRSNRGYDRGNDRANRGAGAGVGGGGGGGMRDRDYINPWANPINGNSMGGSFGGGNSLALGNLGSLNLGGAGGNLGNGSLGNFGGGNNGAMDNKTSTQVTIPKDLAGAIIGKGGGRIRRIRNESNAFIQIDEALPGSNDRIITITGTPKEIQAAQYMLQQR
- the LOC118509704 gene encoding heterogeneous nuclear ribonucleoprotein K isoform X1, whose product is MKRGNEDASDGGNEEQVSSAEQDGSNDEQSAKNNAQAEDSSDSSTKSSVKRMRSEEQEVRLLIPSKMAGAIIGKGGHNIQKLRTEYQAQVNVGDCTGPERVLTIGGDMETVTKVVKDVMKHLDRAGDNEYELRILIHLSLAGCVIGRGGSKIKEIKDEIGCRLKIFSNIPPQSTDRIAQVIGSEEQCLKTLNEIIKLIKGTPIKGPVHNYDPHNYDDMYADEYGGYGIGGGGGGSGAFRNGGRNAGGAAPGSGYDRRGGDRYDDRGGRSNRGYDRGNDRANRGAGAGVGGGGGGGMRDRDYINPWANPINGNSMGGSFGGGNSLALGNLGSLNLGGAGGNLGNGSLGNFGGGNNGAMDNKTSTQVTIPKDLAGAIIGKGGGRIRRIRNESNAFIQIDEALPGSNDRIITITGTPKEIQAAQYMLQQSVRENLSGAGSGGFNRN